A genomic window from Solanum stenotomum isolate F172 chromosome 10, ASM1918654v1, whole genome shotgun sequence includes:
- the LOC125842423 gene encoding gallate 1-beta-glucosyltransferase 84A24-like produces the protein MGSKGLVHVFLVSFPGQGHVNPLLRFAKRLASKGLLVTFSAPEICGVEMKKANPKISNEPTPYGNGMIRFDFFEDEWDPSKPDGNDLEMYIQHLEIIGKKILPIMIKKYAKQGSPVSCLINNPFVPWVCDVAESLGIPSAMLWIQSAASFSAYYHYSHNLVQFPSETQPEIDVQLPCMPLLKYDEIPSFLHPSSSYTFLKTVILRQFKNVSKLTFILMETFQELERDVVNHLSEIFPIKTVGPLFKYPKEVAPNDVQGDFMKVENCIDWLDTKSTSSVVYISFGSVVILKKEQVEEIAYGLLNSLVNFLWVIRPPTKVQNFDPILLPNGFLEKVGDKGKIVQWCPQEQVLSHPSVACFMTHCGWNSTMEALSSGMPILAFPQWGDQVTDAKYLVDVFKIGVRLCRGVAENRIISREEVEKCVREATNGPKASEIKENALKWKKKAEEAVAEGGSSERNMQAFVDYVRSV, from the exons ATGGGATCTAAAGGCCTTGTTCATGTCTTTCTTGTCTCATTTCCAGGCCAAGGACATGTCAATCCTCTTCTTAGATTCGCCAAACGCCTCGCTTCAAAAGGCCTTCTCGTCACTTTCTCAGCACCCGAAATTTGTGGTGTAGAAATGAAGAAAGCTAATCCAAAAATCAGCAATGAACCTACTCCATATGGTAATGGTATGATAAGATTTGATTTCTTTGAAGATGAATGGGATCCTTCGAAGCCCGATGGCAATGATTTGGAGATGTATATACAACATCTCGAGATAATAGGAAAGAAAATACTCCCAATAATGATCAAGAAATACGCGAAACAGGGCAGCCCTGTTTCGTGTTTGATTAATAATCCTTTTGTCCCTTGGGTTTGTGATGTTGCTGAAAGCCTTGGCATCCCTAGTGCCATGCTTTGGATACAATCTGCTGCTAGCTTTTCAGCTTATTATCATTATAGTCATAATTTAGTTCAATTTCCTAGTGAAACACAACCTGAAATTGATGTTCAATTACCTTGTATGCCTTTGTTAAAGTATGATGAAATTCCTAGTTTCTTGCACCCTTCAAGTTCATATACTTTCTTGAAAACAGTCATTTTGAGACAATTCAAGAACGTATCCAAACTTACCTTTATACTTATGGAAACATTCCAAGAACTTGAACGTGACGTTGTTAATCACCTCTCCGAAATATTTCCTATCAAAACTGTTGGTCCTCTATTCAAATACCCTAAAGAAGTAGCTCCTAATGATGTCCAAGGTGATTTTATGAAGGTGGAAAATTGCATAGATTGGCTTGATACAAAATCAACATCCTCTGTAGTGTACATATCCTTTGGTAGTGTGgtcatattaaaaaaagaacaagtgGAGGAAATAGCATATGGGTTGTTGAATTCATTGGTGAATTTTTTGTGGGTCATTAGGCCACCTACTAAAGTCCAAAATTTTGATCCAATATTGTTACCTAATGGATTTCTAGAGAAGGTAGGAGATAAGGGGAAAATAGTGCAATGGTGTCCACAAGAACAAGTGTTGTCCCATCCCTCGGTGGCTTGTTTCATGACACACTGTGGATGGAATTCGACTATGGAAGCACTCTCAAGTGGCATGCCCATTTTGGCTTTTCCTCAATGGGGTGACCAAGTCACCGATGCTAAGTACTTAGTCGATGTTTTCAAAATTGGAGTTCGATTATGTAGAGGTGTGGCTGAAAATAGAATTATTTCGAGGGAAGAAGTGGAGAAATGTGTAAGGGAGGCTACGAATGGGCCAAAGGCGTCGGAGATAAAAGAGAACGCGTTGAAATGGAAGAAGAAGGCGGAGGAAGCGGTGGCGGAGGGTGGCTCCTCCGAGAGGAACATGCAAGCTTTTGTGGACTATGTTAGAAGTGTGTG A